The genomic stretch ACTGGATAACCATCTGGACTGTGGAAAAAAGTATTAGGAGGCACCGCTGATTGAGGAAGGTAATGAGGCCAGCTGGGAGCCATGGAGGGTGTGGCATACCTCTCGTAGTCAACTGAGGGCTCCACAATCTGATACTGAGAGTACTGTGTCACTGAATACGCCGACGGAGTGGGAGGGAAACCGTGTATGGAGGGCGAGGGTGTATTGGGAGAAGGTGAAAAGGATTCGCATGCCTTACTGGCACCATGATCGAGCACCGTGATCTCTTTTCGCCTCTCCTGCTGCGTGACGGTGTATTCCGCACACGTGGGGTGTGAGAGTGGGGCGGGGGGCGAGATGGGGCGGTGACGCTCTGACTCCGGGGACTCGGTCTGGCTGCGCTGCCTCTCCAGCCTCTCCCTGGCGTCTCTTTTTCTGTCCTGATCTTTGACCGAGAAACCAGGCTTCGATTTGCGCTTGCTCCCATAGAGGCGTTCCTGAGTCCTCAGCGCCAGCTTGCTTACCTCCGCCATCCCGAGATCCAGCCCTATCGTTTGGAGCAACGCCTGGATCTTATCATACTTTGACGTCtcatcttcttcttcctcccccacctcctcttcctcctccttcgTGTCTGCCGGGCTCTGCATCCTGGCCAGGGTGGTTTTAGGCTGGTGCTGGTCTGTAGATGCTCCCTCACCATAGAGAAACTTTTCCTCATCATCAACCCGTAGGAAACCTCTCCAGTTTTCCTCCGAATTGGACAAGTCATGTTTCATTCCTAAAATCCTGGAAAAGCCGCTGCCATCCTGACTGGCTCTCTCATGCGGCAGCAGGAAATCATTAGGACTCCCCTCAGAGTCGTCTGGCTCCTCTGACTTCCGCCTGAATGAATCTTTGTACTGGTCCTCATAGGGAAAAGGATGCCGAGGGAATGGCCTCTTGGGTTCGGCCTGGCTGACCTCCTCCCGTGCTTCTCTCAGCAGCGTGGAGAGAAGGCCCGAGTCGGCCCCTTTGTTGAGGGTGTTGAGGAAACGCTCGATCTGGGTGCTTAAGTTAGTGTTCGTCTTACTGCCGACGTCTCTCTGTAAAGGAAGAATACATGAATGAATcaacaaaaaacagctgtgGCACAAatataacaggaaaaaaaattgaTACTATATAAATTGAGAGGACATACTTGCCACAACATTTTAATAGAATTTCAGCTCTCTAAGCTTTAGATCCTTCTCAATCATTTGTAACAATCAGGCCCCCCATTTCCAGACGACAAACAGATTTTGTCGATTTTGAGGAGAAGGAGACATTCAAATAATAAAGGAGAGAAAAATGACTGCCTTTTATCAGAGGACATTCCCCGTGTGGTCACAATGCAACTGTAAGAATTGTGCAAGACGACTAACCGACCATCCCAAAGGATGGAAATCAATGGAGAAAGTAATCTCAAACCTGGGTGCTCAAGTCCGGCTCCATACCCGGATCCTTCCGCTTCTTCAAGATGGATTTTATAGGCAAAGCAGATGATTGGCTGTCCTTGGTCTGCCTGTAACTCTCGGCCTCCACGGGAGGAAGCCTTGGCCTGTAGTCTTCATCCTCCACGGGCAGGAAGGACTCCGGCTCCTTGTGACCACCTTGCTCCATGTCTATGAGCGCTCTCTTCCGTGCGATCTGCTGCTCCAGGATCTCCAGCTCCCTCTTCTTGTTCACGAGCTTCTTATCCCAGAAACTGTCACTGCTCCCCAAACCCTGGGGCGCTGCAGGATGGGGCATAGGACTCTGACTGTCTTTGTCCCGATTGTGACCGCTGCCCTTGCTGCTCCTGCGCCGGTCGCTGTGGCCCCTGTGGCGAATGCTGCCGTCTTCCCTGTTGCCGCTCCAGCTGCGCCTCCGGTTGCACTGGCCGCTGCGCTCGCGGCTTTGCTCCCGGCTACGGCTGCGTCTCTGGCTGCAGTTCCCGCTCCTCTCCCTGCTTCTGCTCCGGCTGCGTTTCCTGCCGTGATTCCAGCTGCGCTCCCTGCTGCGGCTCCGACTACATTTCCGGCTGTTATGGCCGCTGCGCTCCCGGCTCCGACTACGCCGCCGGCTGTGGTTCCTGCTCCTCTCCTTGCTGCGGCTCCGACTGCGTTTTCTACAGCTGTTTTCACCAGGCTCCTGGCTTCCACTGTGACTGTGCCCTCGGTGTCTGCTCTCCACTTTCCACTCGGTGTCTTTGGGCAGCTGAGGGCCACTCCCCAGGTCTTCCGACTGCAGTTCAAACCCTGGGATCTGGACCCTCTCCACAGCCATGTCCTTTAGAGCCTCCTCTTTTTGCAAGTGGTATTCATTGTCCAACACTGGCATGTCAACATCTTCATGGTCCTGTTTGCTGTACTCCCCCCCCCCAAGGTTCTCCCTGgagcagaaaacaaaatggcatgAGTTTCTCCGTTTCTTTTTCAGGTGCttgcaaaatgtaatttgttcagATTGACAGCTGCATACCAAATACTGCTTTCGAATACAAGATGAAGAAACCTTCACAATAAGTGAAGTTGATGCCTTGTAACATGTTATTGAAAGAGACTTTTCTTCCAGCACAATAAGACTCACCCTTTGAAACCGTCTTCTTCATCAAAGGAATTGAAGTTGACCTTCAGGTTGGGTATATTGCCACCTATTGTGTCTTTGAGGAACTTGAAGGCCATTTTCTTCTAAACAGGGGGAAGTGAGGTAGATGAGAAAAAGCTGATGAACTTTGTCTATGGTTAATAAACTGTCCCATCTTCTACACACAGAAAAAGATACCACTTTTAATGGAATTCACATATAATATGAGACTTAAATCAGCAGTTACAGTTGctaaaggaaaacattttgttgtgttaaaacatgacattttgaTGCAGTTAAATAGATTTCCCCCCCTTTGATTTAtacaacctactccacacttGGGAGTGTAAAAtggaatgttaaaaaaaaacgaatacattacaaataaaaagctGAAAAGTGTTAATTAGAGAAGCATTcgccccctttgctatgacactcctAAATAATACTCACTCACTGAAAATGTTTATGGCtgttaagaaaataatacacaGCCACTGATCTTGTCAACTGGAAATAATGTGTCAGACAAGtaaaaaagagaaggaaagcACAGAAAATAAACCTTTTCTTTCCCTTTGGCCCCAGTGATTTCACTTATGGACTGAGAGCTCAAAGTCATTGAGCTCTGGAGCAGTTTCTTGATCCGTACTGCCTGCTCCCTCTGCCCATCAGCTATGTCCTAGGAAGAGGGACAATTTCAGTTTGTGAAAGAACACATTACTTTAATCATGTTTACGCTAAGATTTTGTCAGTATGTGAAATAAACCATATTCTTGAAAAGACTACCCTGAAATGATGGTTAGAGGAAATCCagtattttaaacatataaGAAGAGATTAGCATGTCATGCAATTGAAGAAAAGTTTCTTCAATCTGAACATAGTACAGTACAGGAACATGTAGGAGAACTGCTTGTTTAGTCCATATCACACTCTTATAATTGTGGAAAATctgtatttttgatataaaCTGGTTCAGTTTTACCTTTTTTGGTTGCACTGTTTTGATTACCTGTGCACAACAGGTGAAGAATACAGAAGCCACAGATTGTCATGGTGGTGTATTCTGAGTAAGGAAAAATCACTTCCGcccaatttaaaattaataaataaaatgttttacagtGCAGATAAAAGCGCAGCAGCTGAGCTGTGAAGGTGACACATGCTGCCTGTCCAAGCCAGCTGCAGTAGGTGACGTTCAGCTTACTTTGCCAGATGGGAGAGTGCGGCCAGAGAATCAGAGACAGCTGAGCTCGAACAACACAGATCGTAGTGCACTCACGGAAATCACTGTGAACTCCACCGCTTCGGAGATACTCAGCTTGCTCTCGTCCATGACCTCACTGAGCTGAAAGAACACCCTCGGGTCCCGGTTACACTTAATGAATCCAAAGGACGCTCTCACGTCAACTATAATaccctgggggtgggggggagatgTACGAGACAGGGAATCAATACAAAACAGACAgcacaaagaaaaatacattaaattaacttCTCcgtgaaagaagaaaaaaaaaaaaggaatttaaGTTGGATCAATGACTAGAAGAGAAAATCAAACTAATCAATTGAGAGTTATTGAGCTTACCATTTCCCGGGCTTCCTTGGTGAAGTGGAACGAGTCGGGCAGGATCTCAATGTTGGTGGCTCTCTCCACTTTGGTGCAGCGGTTTGTTGCGACGTTGAACTGTACATGATCCCCCTCCAGCATAGTCACCTCTGTCTGCACGTCACTCGCCCCAAACGGCAGCTTCTGATCCGTGTTGTTGACTCTGACCCAGAGACGGCCAGGGAAAGGGTCCGGCCCGACAGCCTGCATTGAAGGTTTGGAGAACAACTAACACCTTAATTTAGAAAGAGTGCGACTCGGGAACAGTTCtctttgaaaagcaaaaaaGTTTCAGCACGGATTATTGGAGAAAAATGGCACCTATCCACTATCAAGGAATAGATGCACTTACTGTTTTGTAACACAATCACTGTCCAGAAAATTGAAAATGTTAGGCCTTATGCACGACTCTCACTGTCTTAACTCATCACCTGTTTTGCGTTGGACACTTTGGGTACAGGTTTGATGATCACTCCTTCAAACAGCTCTGAACTGATGTCCTCAAAAACAACAGTCCTCTGAGGCAGCACTTCAGTTGTCACTGCTTTCCACTGAAAACAAAGAGCCGTGATCAGACAAGGAAGCGAATGATTACTGCACTTTAGTTTCAGCTGTCTGAGCAGCAGAAACAAAATCATCGAAATTCTTCAACAGCAAATGGCACCGAGATGGAGCAACGCAGGTTCGgcatcccactgctgacaccaatGTAACATACTGTGGGTTCCGGCCGCAGAGACTCGAACCCCCATCTCTGGCGCCACGGTGCAGTGAACTTACCCCATCACCAAAAGGCCCAGTCCCCATAGCAAGGCTTTAGAATCACTACAATATTGATTATGAGCACCAGGCTCCTATACAAAGCAATACATTCAACTCCAAACTTCTGTCAAAGCATACTTTTGACCAAGGTACCAGGCTTATCAGAGATTTCAACCAACACAACCCAGCAGCACCCAGATTCATGAAGATAATACTCCAACCTTTTCATTAGAGGCAGTCAGAGCGGACTGCTTCTCCACGACCTCCACAATCCTCTGCTTGACCTGGCTTCCAAATGACACAGTGCCGTCAGGAAGCTTCTTTATTCTCGCTGCCTTCTCCTGCCCTGTACTTGTATTCTGCAGGGGAGGAAAGTGAGTGTATTAGCTGCGCTCACACTGAAGATTTCAACAAACCCACAAAGAAAAGCAAGCACAGAACCAGAGTTACAGAGCATATCTTgccttaacaaaaatatatacaagttATTTTGAGTACGCTTTTCTTCAAACCACTCCCAATAAGACTCTGGGAGACTCTGGCAGTGTGTTCCCAGAATGCACTCAGCAATGAAGAGGCTTGGAGCTTAAAAGAACACCACTTGGGCCTGTCTGATTTGCTGGAGATAGAGCCAGTGTAATTCACAGGAAACGACTGTACTCTAGTCATTTCTCTTCCTCCAGACACTCAAAGCCAACTAAATGCAACATCACGTACTCACAGGAACCACAGTGAACTCCACTTCATCCATGATATTCAGGGAGGTCTCTCCCATGTTCTCCCTCACGTCAAAGGAAAGGTTGCTCCAGTTTGCAGACATGACGGACCCAGTGGAGTctttcatgttcataatcacacCCTGGAAGAAACAATATTTATAGTTTATCTTCCGATGTCCTGCACGAGAGACAATTCTGCCCGGGAAAGGAAGGAAATTACATCCTTTGTTTcaatttattgtgtttattgagAAAAAAGACATGTCACTGTTGTTGCTGATATTTTTAGAAACACGGCCATCAGGCTGTCAATTGTATTCACTCACAAGCATAGTAAAGAGACCgaacagaaaacagagaaaaataagaaatgataAGGAGTCTACAACTTTGTACAGTTTTAGGTTGTGCAGGTCGATCGTTAAGCACATTTGCACTGGCGAAGAGTACTCTGGCTTCAAAGCACTTAATTGTTCCAGCAACTGAAGGGAGAGAAATCAGGATGCAGTTTCCCCCTGATAGGTCAAGATCTCCCTGTAAGCAGTTTATATAGACAGTAACTCACTTAAGCACGATTCAAGGACATCCCTTATCGCTGCAGGACACAAATGAAGCTTACAGCTGCAAGTCGAAGGACATGTTTTACTGGAACTTTGCCATTAGGCAGATATATTTCCCTTAAATATTTCCCTTCTCACTCATCTGTCAGCAGCTCTCCTACCCGTCTGCCAGACTTATCTTGACTGAGGCCTATTCACTTTGTTTCAACGGTACACCGAATATCAGTGCAGCTTCTTTCCGTCTGTTTTGCTGTCCATCATAGATAGAAAAAcctagtgtgtttgtgtgtgtgtcttaccGCTTCCCTGGTCTCCTTGGTGTAGTGGAAAGAGTCTGGCAGCACCGTGATGTTGACGGCTCTGTCCTGCTTTCCGGACTGGCTCTTGGCGATGTTGAACTGCACCCGGTCTCTCAGCAGTAGAGTCACACTGCTGTCGTCCTCTCCGAACAGCAGCTCTGATCCTGCGCTGAACAACTTAGCCTCGATGCGGCCAGGAAAGGGATCCTGCCTTGATTCCTCATTTGTCTGCGGAAAACGCATGCATTCGAATAGGTTTGTTTTTCCATAAAATCcatacaaaaaactaaataaatatgaaaatgtaagtTTGCAATTAGGGATACAGTTGAAGGTGGGGATGGTCTAACAATTATATTAAGGTTTCTTAGCATGATTTAGGGCACCTCGAGGTGGCTTCTCTGAGCAACAGCATCCTTAcctggctgctcagtttgggggAACGGCCTGTTGAAAGCAGATTTTGGGTGGTGCCACAtacattccacttcttaatgatcAACTCGACTGTGCTCCAAGAGATATTCAATGCACCTGAAATCTTGTCATACCCATCCCTTGATCTGTGCCTTTTCAACTTCATCTAAgggttgttttgaaagctcctagCTCTTCATGATAatatctttgctttgaatgcacaACTTTACAGAGACATGATGTGTATTTAATCTAAAACCATAtgaaccacttttattgcacaTTCAACCTATTGTTTGAATTCTGAACAGTAGgctgtgtaaatcaaagggggAAAATCCAATTTAACTGCATCACAATTTCAGTTTGTAACACAACCGagtgtgaaaaagtccaagggggtgaacacttcctatagccactgtaacTGTTACCTGGATACTGGTGAGATCTTTGGTGACAATTCCTTCAAAGAGCTGATCGCTGACTTCCTCAGTCCCCCCCAAGGCAACCTTAATATCAGTGGCTCTGTCTTTCCCCTGCAAGAACAAAGCCAGaatcacaaaaacaaagaacacaGAGACTGATAAGTTCGCTTTTCAGAATTGCAAGATCACATGACAGGGACTTCACATCACAGCCAGCTAAGGTTAAGAGGTTAAATTACATTTGGGAAAGGACTCTTAAACATCTAaatcattagtagtagtagcacaGCCTTGCCTTGAGTGAGTTGAAAGGTCAAAACCTGTTTTTTCTCGAATGTATTCCCACATTATTGTATGGTATACTAGGATACAGCACATTTCCCGTACCGGAGGAGTCTTTCTCCATTCTAGCCTGTGTCTCCTGACAGACTGTAGATGAACCATTTCACATCCCGGCCCTGTATGGTAAGAACTCATGTAATCAGCTGGAATGTATGGAGTTCTTGTGTTCACCTTATGACCTTAAGCCTGGGCAGAAAGGGGCCCTTTTCCTGAGGCACCTCACCAACTCAGCAAAACAACTAGTCCAAGTTTTGAGcattaatttcacattaaatCTGTTCCAAATAAATATTGCACAATTACTGACTTGTCCTTCAGAAAATAATCTCCTGtagagatgatgatgatgtgagTTTCAGTCAAACCGTTATGTGGACTGTCTAGAAACCGCACGTGTGAGAATTCCTCTGTATTCCTCTGCACTGTATTCTGGTCCTAGTCAAGACAATCGGTTACTCACTTTTTTCTTCACAATGGTGAACTCCACATTCAGTCCTGGATGCAGACTTCCTGGGTTTCCTCTGAACCCTTTAAAGTTGAAAAATATCTGCTTCTTGTCCTCCTTCTGAATAAACCCATAGGTGGACTTCGGGGGGGGGGACAAAAAGCAACTAAATGCGTGTTGTGGACAGGCCTGCTATGTAacatacacatttaaagtgtcTGGATGCATTATATGTATTCTGCACCACTTGTACTAAGCCACCGAGATCATGCTGATATACAGGAAAACTATATTTAAAAGATGTCTGAAGAAATGTGTGGCCACTCACTGCCAGGTTACTACCTGCATATGATTTATAATGCAGCAGACAATATTAGGTATAAAGTGTGTGAAACTTACACTGACAAATGACACAGTCCCACGAAAGCGACCAGGTTTCAAAGCCTCAGCCTGTAAGGAACTAAAACAGAACACCGAGTTCTATTATTACAGCCCTAAATTAATTTGATGTCAAATTGTCATGAAACAACAGAAACTGGACAGGTATCTATACAAGGAGACACACAAATCAACAGTGTagcaatatatacagtgagggaaaaaagtatttgatcccctgctgattttgtacgtttgcccactgacaaagaaatgatcagtctctaattttaatggtaggtgtattttaacagtgagagacagaataacaacaaaaaaatccagaaaaacgcatttcaaaaaagtgataaattgatttgcatgttaatgagtgaaataagtatttgaccccttcgacttagtacttggtggcaaaacccttgttggcaatcacagaggtcagacgtttcttgtagttggccaccaggtttgcacacatctcaggagggattttgtcccactcctctttgtagatcctctccaagtcattaaggtttcgaggctgacgtttggcaactcgaaccttcagctccctccacagattttctatgggattaaggtctggagactggctaggccactccaggaccttaatgtgcttctgcttgagccactcctttgttgccttggctgtgtgttttgggtcattgtcatgctggaataccatccacgacccattttcaatgccctggctgagggaaggaggttctcacccaagatttgacggtatatggccccgtccatcgtccctttgatgcggtgcagttgtcctgtgcccttagcagaaaaacacccccaaagcataatgtttccacctccatgtttgacggtggggatggtgttcttggggtcattcctcctcctccaaacacggcgagttgagttgatgccaaagagcttgattttggtctcatctgaccacaacactttcacccagttctcccctgaatcattcagatgttcactggcaaacttcagacgggcctgtacatgtgctttcttgagcagggggaccttgcgggcgctgcaggatttcagtcctttacggcatagtgtgttaccaattgttttcttggtgactatggtcccagctgccttgagatcattaacaagatcctcccgtgtagttctgggctgattcctcaccgttctcatgatcattgaaactccacgaggtgagatcttgcatggagccccagaccgagggagactgacagttattttgtgtttcttccatttgcgaataatcgcaccaactgttgtcaccttctcaccaagctgcttggcgatggtcttgtagcccattccagccttgtgtaggtctacaatcttgtccctgacatccttggacagctctttggtcttggccatggtggagagtttggaatctgattgattgattgcttctgtggacaggtgtcttttatacaggtaacgagctgagattaggagcactccctttaagacagTGCTCCTaattcagctcgttacctgtataaaagacacctgggagccagaaatcttgctgattgataggggatcaaatacttatttccctcattaacatgcaaatcaatttataacttttttgaaatgcgtttctctggatttttttgttgttattctgtctctcactgttaaaatacatctaccatttaaattatagactgatcatttctttgtcagtgggcaaacgtacaaaatcagcacaggatcaaatacttttttcccccactgtaacaTCTGCATTGTTTCAAGGCCACTATCTTTCTCTTTGCAGACAAGCAGCTGATAAGGGGGCAAAAGtcacaaacaacaacatttcCATTTAGAAACACAGTACTGCAAATTCATGACTTTTTGGACAACTGGAGAGATAAAATCTACACATTCACCGAATAAAACTTGACAGCAGCCTGGTCATTTTCTGTGCTGTGTAATTGGTTGAGAGCGTTCTTCTTACTTTTTATTCTTGTCTTTTGCTGGCTCCTTGCTCTTCCAGTTAACGGGGGAGTCTAGCCGGTTGTGTTCGTGAAATTCAGTATCTGGAGCGCCTCCCATCCAGTCGTTCCCCGGGTTTCCCAGATGGGCAGGAGGGGAATGCATTCCCTAAAACCGGAATATAGAAATGTGAGAAGCCTGTGTGCAACTTctgcaaaaatacaaatctcttttctaatttatttccttttcatttcaggAAAGAGAGTGTACCTGTATAGATTACAGTATCTATCAGCATTGGTCCCTGGAAACACGGTACCACATTATTGATTGCATGCAAtcagtcattttaaatgttatgcaAACAGAATTGAGCATCTCATTATAGACCCCTCAATATAAGGTGGATTCTCCTAaattatattgaaataaataaatctggcaACAAACGATACTGAAACACCATGCTTTTACTGGAGTATTTTCAAAAGCTATAGCAGCATCAACCTGAAGGAGCTTGGCACTTACCCATTCAGGGGGCTTCATCCCAGGGGGGGCGGTGCCGGGTCCTGAGGGGTGGCACCCACCGTACGCCTTAGGGAAGGCAGGGTGCTGCCATTTCTCTTCTTCATCGTATTTCTGGGAGCGCCAGGGCCCCGGGTGAAAGTCCTGCCTTGGCATCCCCCTAGGGTGCTGCTGCGGCTGCGCACCAAAGAACATCCCGCTCTGTGTCGGGACAGGATTACATTAGACACATGGTGTATACAAtgcaatgtgtgtgtctataaaatatctcactggaaaaaaacaacacaaacatgatcaataaataaatgatgcccCCAACGACAGAAGGGAAGTCTAATTAGCACCtccaaaaaataacatttcctcCATCCCTGTTGCACTACTATTCATTCGGGTCCCAATTATAAAATCGGATCTTTGTTACTTATCAAAGAGTCCAATACAGACCCCACATTAGCTGCAGTCATGTATGTACTTCACCTGGTCTGGACATCCCATCGGCGGCGGAGCGAAGTCTCTGTCATTCATCTGGCCGCTCCTGTAGTCGCTGCCGGAGCCGGGGTAGTCATTGAACCTCGGAGGCCCGGGGGGACCGGGGGGACCGGGGGGACCGGGGGGCCCGTCCCAGTACTCGTCGGGAGGTGGGGGCGACGGGACGACCGTAAACGACGGGTCGCCTGGCCTGGGAAGTCTCAGTCTCCGGTTCGGCCAGCCGCCGAACATGTCCCCGTCTGCGCGGCCTGCAGCACCACATCCACGGCACACGACGGCGGAGGCGCGGAGTGGAGCTCAGCCTCTCTGTGCACTTCAGCAACGACGCGCTCGGAGCGCCGGTTTAGTTGGGACTTGTTTACAGTGATATTtgcacacagatgcacagcTTTACTCCTCCTCTCGAAGAATATGGCGAAAAGCAAAAGGGACAACTGAAAGGATCCAAGAGTTGAAATCCAATACATGC from Amia ocellicauda isolate fAmiCal2 chromosome 23, fAmiCal2.hap1, whole genome shotgun sequence encodes the following:
- the LOC136719294 gene encoding uncharacterized protein LOC136719294 isoform X3, with product MFGGWPNRRLRLPRPGDPSFTVVPSPPPPDEYWDGPPGPPGPPGPPGPPRFNDYPGSGSDYRSGQMNDRDFAPPPMGCPDQSGMFFGAQPQQHPRGMPRQDFHPGPWRSQKYDEEEKWQHPAFPKAYGGCHPSGPGTAPPGMKPPEWGMHSPPAHLGNPGNDWMGGAPDTEFHEHNRLDSPVNWKSKEPAKDKNKNSLQAEALKPGRFRGTVSFVSGKDRATDIKVALGGTEEVSDQLFEGIVTKDLTSIQTNEESRQDPFPGRIEAKLFSAGSELLFGEDDSSVTLLLRDRVQFNIAKSQSGKQDRAVNITVLPDSFHYTKETREAGVIMNMKDSTGSVMSANWSNLSFDVRENMGETSLNIMDEVEFTVVPNTSTGQEKAARIKKLPDGTVSFGSQVKQRIVEVVEKQSALTASNEKWKAVTTEVLPQRTVVFEDISSELFEGVIIKPVPKVSNAKQLFSKPSMQAVGPDPFPGRLWVRVNNTDQKLPFGASDVQTEVTMLEGDHVQFNVATNRCTKVERATNIEILPDSFHFTKEAREMGIIVDVRASFGFIKCNRDPRVFFQLSEVMDESKLSISEAVEFTVISDIADGQREQAVRIKKLLQSSMTLSSQSISEITGAKGKEKKKMAFKFLKDTIGGNIPNLKVNFNSFDEEDGFKGENLGGGEYSKQDHEDVDMPVLDNEYHLQKEEALKDMAVERVQIPGFELQSEDLGSGPQLPKDTEWKVESRHRGHSHSGSQEPGENSCRKRSRSRSKERSRNHSRRRSRSRERSGHNSRKCSRSRSRERSWNHGRKRSRSRSRERSGNCSQRRSRSREQSRERSGQCNRRRSWSGNREDGSIRHRGHSDRRRSSKGSGHNRDKDSQSPMPHPAAPQGLGSSDSFWDKKLVNKKRELEILEQQIARKRALIDMEQGGHKEPESFLPVEDEDYRPRLPPVEAESYRQTKDSQSSALPIKSILKKRKDPGMEPDLSTQRDVGSKTNTNLSTQIERFLNTLNKGADSGLLSTLLREAREEVSQAEPKRPFPRHPFPYEDQYKDSFRRKSEEPDDSEGSPNDFLLPHERASQDGSGFSRILGMKHDLSNSEENWRGFLRVDDEEKFLYGEGASTDQHQPKTTLARMQSPADTKEEEEEVGEEEEDETSKYDKIQALLQTIGLDLGMAEVSKLALRTQERLYGSKRKSKPGFSVKDQDRKRDARERLERQRSQTESPESERHRPISPPAPLSHPTCAEYTVTQQERRKEITVLDHGASKACESFSPSPNTPSPSIHGFPPTPSAYSVTQYSQYQIVEPSVDYERYATPSMAPSWPHYLPQSAVPPNTFFHSPDGYPVMVPPPLFPNSPSIGPPPFSPGLPPVPPPLPIGHPSGLSPFSAGHMPVPNYFPQNPLTGPPQYPPPGGPMFGLPEPPPSSAPVVTSAKAQDKGSSRRYLRVIETVKVKQKVNVTNKQQPTVKVASAPQPVKASSVSAVKTGNSSVTIISEQDIKAKQKKRLEQFNERMRQKKEQKDAQMKSKDANKNLQGKTCKQVKNVWICGHSLVFWAEKRAKSPEYGMQLGMDPNCVRLWWKGTQGMVWDQLLPMLLQMKGTWPNPDVIIMHIGGNDLGKSKTEIFISTIKKDLLSMKSIFPGCVLVWSDILPRSTWRNTENTAAMENIRRLTNERAKKVLESMGGVVLRHNQIQVDPKSSMYRPDGVHLSDTGIDMFNIDMQDFLEKWESEAK
- the LOC136719294 gene encoding uncharacterized protein LOC136719294 isoform X4, with amino-acid sequence MFGGWPNRRLRLPRPGDPSFTVVPSPPPPDEYWDGPPGPPGPPGPPGPPRFNDYPGSGSDYRSGQMNDRDFAPPPMGCPDQSGMFFGAQPQQHPRGMPRQDFHPGPWRSQKYDEEEKWQHPAFPKAYGGCHPSGPGTAPPGMKPPEWGMHSPPAHLGNPGNDWMGGAPDTEFHEHNRLDSPVNWKSKEPAKDKNKNSLQAEALKPGRFRGTVSFVSSTYGFIQKEDKKQIFFNFKGFRGNPGSLHPGLNVEFTIVKKKGKDRATDIKVALGGTEEVSDQLFEGIVTKDLTSIQTNEESRQDPFPGRIEAKLFSAGSELLFGEDDSSVTLLLRDRVQFNIAKSQSGKQDRAVNITVLPDSFHYTKETREAGVIMNMKDSTGSVMSANWSNLSFDVRENMGETSLNIMDEVEFTVVPNTSTGQEKAARIKKLPDGTVSFGSQVKQRIVEVVEKQSALTASNEKWKAVTTEVLPQRTVVFEDISSELFEGVIIKPVPKVSNAKQLFSKPSMQAVGPDPFPGRLWVRVNNTDQKLPFGASDVQTEVTMLEGDHVQFNVATNRCTKVERATNIEILPDSFHFTKEAREMGIIVDVRASFGFIKCNRDPRVFFQLSEVMDESKLSISEAVEFTVISDIADGQREQAVRIKKLLQSSMTLSSQSISEITGAKGKEKKKMAFKFLKDTIGGNIPNLKVNFNSFDEEDGFKGENLGGGEYSKQDHEDVDMPVLDNEYHLQKEEALKDMAVERVQIPGFELQSEDLGSGPQLPKDTEWKVESRHRGHSHSGSQEPGENSCRKRSRSRSKERSRNHSRRRSRSRERSGHNSRKCSRSRSRERSWNHGRKRSRSRSRERSGNCSQRRSRSREQSRERSGQCNRRRSWSGNREDGSIRHRGHSDRRRSSKGSGHNRDKDSQSPMPHPAAPQGLGSSDSFWDKKLVNKKRELEILEQQIARKRALIDMEQGGHKEPESFLPVEDEDYRPRLPPVEAESYRQTKDSQSSALPIKSILKKRKDPGMEPDLSTQRDVGSKTNTNLSTQIERFLNTLNKGADSGLLSTLLREAREEVSQAEPKRPFPRHPFPYEDQYKDSFRRKSEEPDDSEGSPNDFLLPHERASQDGSGFSRILGMKHDLSNSEENWRGFLRVDDEEKFLYGEGASTDQHQPKTTLARMQSPADTKEEEEEVGEEEEDETSKYDKIQALLQTIGLDLGMAEVSKLALRTQERLYGSKRKSKPGFSVKDQDRKRDARERLERQRSQTESPESERHRPISPPAPLSHPTCAEYTVTQQERRKEITVLDHGASKACESFSPSPNTPSPSIHGFPPTPSAYSVTQYSQYQIVEPSVDYERYATPSMAPSWPHYLPQSAVPPNTFFHSPDGYPVMVPPPLFPNSPSIGPPPFSPGLPPVPPPLPIGHPSGLSPFSAGHMPVPNYFPQNPLTGPPQYPPPGGPMFGLPEPPPSSAPVVTSAKAQDKGSSRRYLRVIETVKVKQKVNVTNKQQPTVKVASAPQPVKASSVSAVKTGNSSVTIISEQDIKAKQKKRLEQFNERMRQKKEQKDAQMKSKDANKNLQGDLEDC